A single Prochlorococcus marinus XMU1410 DNA region contains:
- a CDS encoding phosphoribulokinase: MSKRHPVVAVTGSSGAGTSTVKRAFEHIFAREDIVPAVVEGDSYHRFERMPMKKAMADALAKGENFSHFGPEANLFDKLEELFKIYGENGGGKKRYYLHSLEEAEEHNTRLGTSLEPGQFTPWEDIPEGTDVLFYEGLHGGVEGDGYNVASYADLLVGVVPITNLEWIQKIHRDNAERGYSAETIVDTILRRMPDYINHICPQFSKTDINFQRIPTIDTSNPFICRNIPTPDESFVIIHFRKGAREKWGIDFQYLLGMINDSFMSSPTSIVVNGGKMGFAMELILTPIIHKMIEEKNK; the protein is encoded by the coding sequence ATGTCAAAACGTCATCCAGTAGTCGCTGTAACAGGATCTTCAGGAGCAGGAACAAGTACAGTCAAAAGAGCCTTTGAGCATATTTTTGCCAGAGAAGATATTGTACCCGCAGTTGTAGAAGGTGATAGTTACCACAGGTTTGAAAGAATGCCCATGAAAAAAGCTATGGCAGACGCTCTTGCAAAAGGTGAAAATTTCTCTCATTTTGGTCCAGAGGCTAATCTTTTTGACAAGTTAGAAGAACTTTTTAAAATCTATGGTGAAAATGGAGGAGGAAAGAAAAGATATTATCTACATAGTCTTGAAGAAGCAGAAGAACATAATACAAGGCTTGGGACATCCCTAGAACCTGGGCAATTTACTCCATGGGAAGATATTCCTGAGGGAACAGACGTACTTTTTTATGAAGGTTTGCATGGCGGGGTTGAAGGTGATGGATACAATGTGGCATCTTATGCGGATTTACTTGTTGGCGTTGTTCCCATAACAAATTTAGAGTGGATTCAAAAAATCCATAGAGATAACGCAGAAAGAGGTTACTCGGCGGAAACCATTGTGGATACGATTTTGAGAAGAATGCCTGATTATATAAATCACATCTGCCCACAATTCAGCAAAACCGATATTAATTTTCAAAGAATTCCCACAATTGACACTTCAAATCCTTTCATATGCAGAAATATCCCAACTCCTGATGAGAGCTTTGTGATCATACATTTCAGAAAAGGGGCAAGAGAGAAATGGGGTATTGATTTTCAATACTTGCTTGGAATGATTAACGATTCATTTATGTCAAGTCCAACAAGTATCGTTGTAAATGGAGGGAAAATGGGTTTCGCAATGGAACTAATTCTTACTCCAATAATTCATAAAATGATTGAGGAGAAAAATAAATAA
- a CDS encoding Gfo/Idh/MocA family protein, with translation MNTKNKKLKIAIAGLGFGKKVHLEALKESDHLTPVAIYHYEKKQKSILEKETGLEFFHDWEDLVKSQEIDGIIIATPPESRFKLAKQALENNKNLLLEKPVSISSSEIEELQRISLINNLSVCVDFEYRAVPLFLQTKKLIDENILGDIYLVKLDWLMGSRSDPKRSWNWYSLEEKGGGVIGALGTHAFDILNWFFGEAINVSGKLATSIKKRPLPNSSDLNDVTSEDVCLANIEISNYSSNLIPCQVSLSSISKNGRGFSLEIYGSEGSLILKSENQKDYVHGFNLKYSNNENKIQNLTADSRFNFEKTWTDGRIAPVLRIQNLWAESIFNQTPIIPGLCEGLASHKVCEAIRESSKSGLNIKI, from the coding sequence ATGAATACTAAAAATAAAAAATTAAAAATAGCAATCGCTGGACTAGGGTTTGGGAAAAAAGTTCATTTAGAGGCATTAAAAGAGTCTGATCACTTAACACCTGTAGCAATTTATCATTACGAGAAAAAGCAAAAATCAATTCTAGAAAAAGAAACTGGATTAGAGTTTTTTCATGATTGGGAAGACTTAGTTAAATCTCAAGAAATTGATGGGATTATTATTGCCACTCCTCCTGAATCAAGATTTAAGTTAGCAAAACAAGCTCTTGAGAATAATAAAAATTTGCTCCTAGAAAAACCCGTTTCAATATCCTCCTCAGAAATTGAAGAGCTTCAGAGAATATCTTTGATTAATAATTTAAGCGTATGTGTTGATTTTGAATATAGAGCAGTACCTCTTTTCCTTCAGACAAAAAAACTTATTGATGAAAATATCTTAGGAGATATATATTTAGTCAAATTAGATTGGTTAATGGGCAGTAGATCCGACCCCAAAAGATCCTGGAATTGGTATTCATTGGAAGAAAAAGGTGGAGGAGTTATTGGCGCTTTAGGTACTCATGCATTCGATATTTTGAATTGGTTTTTTGGAGAAGCAATAAACGTGTCTGGCAAGTTAGCAACATCAATAAAAAAAAGACCTTTACCTAATTCATCTGATTTAAATGATGTTACGAGTGAAGATGTATGTTTAGCCAATATAGAAATATCAAACTACAGCTCGAATCTTATTCCATGTCAGGTATCTTTATCATCGATTTCTAAAAATGGTAGGGGATTTAGTTTAGAAATATATGGAAGCGAAGGTTCACTTATTCTTAAAAGCGAAAACCAAAAAGATTATGTACATGGTTTTAATTTGAAATATTCAAACAACGAAAATAAAATACAAAATCTAACTGCAGATTCAAGATTTAATTTTGAAAAAACATGGACTGATGGAAGAATAGCTCCAGTTTTAAGAATTCAAAATTTATGGGCTGAGAGTATTTTTAATCAAACACCTATCATTCCAGGATTATGTGAGGGACTTGCAAGTCATAAAGTTTGCGAAGCTATAAGAGAATCGTCGAAGAGCGGGTTAAATATAAAAATATAG
- the accD gene encoding acetyl-CoA carboxylase, carboxyltransferase subunit beta — protein MSLIDWFAARRKDQFVGKVSQDTDEGDGLWVKCSECSQVAYRKDLISNFNVCSNCEHHNRINSDERINIIADKNSFKEFDNSLSPTDPLGFKDRRAYADRIKESQAGTGLRDGVVTGICSVNSMPLALAVMDFRFMGGSMGSVVGEKITRIIERATLENFPILIVCASGGARMQEGMLSLMQMAKISGALKKHKEKNLLYMPLLTHPTTGGVTASFAMLGDLILAEPKALIGFAGRRVIEQTLREKLPDNFQTAEYLLEHGFVDVIVKRKDLKDTLTKILKIHGVKELADANI, from the coding sequence GTGTCATTAATCGACTGGTTTGCCGCAAGGCGTAAGGATCAATTTGTTGGGAAGGTTTCCCAAGATACTGATGAAGGAGATGGTTTGTGGGTTAAATGTTCAGAGTGTTCCCAAGTAGCCTATAGAAAAGACCTAATTTCAAATTTCAATGTTTGTAGTAATTGTGAACACCACAATAGGATTAATAGCGATGAAAGGATAAATATAATTGCTGATAAAAATTCATTCAAAGAATTTGATAATTCACTAAGTCCCACAGATCCTTTGGGTTTTAAAGATAGAAGAGCGTATGCTGATCGAATTAAAGAAAGTCAAGCAGGTACAGGTTTAAGAGATGGAGTCGTAACAGGTATCTGTTCTGTGAATTCAATGCCTTTAGCATTAGCTGTTATGGATTTTAGATTTATGGGAGGATCCATGGGTTCAGTAGTTGGTGAAAAAATTACAAGGATAATTGAGAGAGCAACTTTGGAAAATTTTCCAATTCTTATTGTTTGCGCATCCGGAGGAGCAAGGATGCAAGAAGGTATGTTAAGTCTCATGCAAATGGCAAAAATATCTGGAGCACTAAAAAAACATAAAGAGAAAAATCTCCTATATATGCCCTTGTTAACTCATCCAACTACTGGAGGGGTAACAGCCAGCTTTGCGATGTTAGGTGATTTAATTTTGGCGGAACCTAAAGCACTTATTGGATTTGCTGGAAGAAGGGTTATAGAACAAACATTAAGAGAAAAATTACCCGATAATTTTCAAACAGCTGAATATCTGCTTGAGCATGGTTTTGTTGATGTAATAGTCAAAAGGAAAGATCTCAAGGATACTCTGACTAAAATTTTAAAAATTCATGGTGTAAAAGAACTTGCAGACGCAAATATATAA